Genomic segment of Populus trichocarpa isolate Nisqually-1 chromosome 12, P.trichocarpa_v4.1, whole genome shotgun sequence:
CCACGCCCttgaactcctttttttttctttctttttttttgttcagggGATGAATAATATGTcatctatctttttatttgaaaaataataaagtagaTGATGCGTTGTTTGCTTATCCAGATTCCAACCATTAGAGAGgtagtaaaaaaaatctgacATGGTTTCTATGGACCCAAAAAATAAGGATGATAATGCGTACCTATGGTTTAGGTTTCTCTATATCCATATCATATCTATTATTCATcaggtaaaaaaattatatattcatacATTATCCATCGAGTTTTGAGTATTTATATAGCTTTCAATTATccaacttttatttattattcaataaataaaataaaaaaagtgtgtgtgtgttgtgttAGGTTTGGGTCGGGTTTCGAATGAGAATTGACATACTTATTGGATAAgttaaatatcaagaaaaatcatctataaattggtttataaacataaaattaaatcaaaaaaatcttcttcaaCCTCAATCTGCCTTTTTCGGCAAGATAAAGgctaaaaaatatctcaatggAACTCTTCACATCAAATAGAACTTGTTGATACCaagatcaacttttttttattgtcagaATATGATCAACTAAGAACTTTCTCTTTCCTTCGTTATTTTCCAGCAACTTTCTCTATATTCTCAACCTAAGAACtgagaaataaacaaaataaagtttcagactaaaactaaaattcaaaaaaaaaaaaaggactataaaagaatcaaaagaaaaatggtgGACTAAAAAGTACTTTTCCACGTGAATTCAAGATTGGCCACatagttttcttttgtttttcagtttggtttcctttcttttaattatgtCTCTTTacttaaaattgaaattatatctCATTAAATTAGTCTctaatcaagtttttaattgtGATAAAAACCTTGGAATTTGTAGAACACTCAATGATGAAAGATAACTAACTCATAAATCATCCTAAACAACTCATAaaaggatataattgaaaaaacaattgatgactaaaatgaaaaaaaaagaactattgTAATTCATGTGAAATGTGAGGGGAAACACAATTAAACACTCTATGGTGAAACTAGaaactcttttaattttctttgtaatttgtaattgtGATGTAATATGgttatgatatttaatttaaatcaaaattttattatatcgTTGCTATTGTTAAAACTGAATTATGTCatcatgttcttttttattatcaataggATTTCTTTTCATTGTTCAACTAAAgatataatcataattaaaccAAGTTTATGACATTAATCTATGAGAGTAGAATCTATAAAATATCAAGTTTTCAATTAACCAATAATGGTGCAATATATAGTctattataaacaacaaaagaatATTATTGTTCACAATTCCTTAACCTCATTCTAAGATTCATTGCAAAATATCATCTATTTGAGTATTTATCATCTCCATAAAATATTCATTATGATTTTCTATTTGATATGTTTTCTAATACTATTATTGGCATTCTGGTTAAATGTgattaaacttgtttttaaatttatgataactttaaaagttctttaatttttattgcttgaaaCATGCTTTTCATCTTAAATTGTGGGTAAAGGTTTGAGAAAagctataaattatagttttttttttaatttatttttttaaaatcacaaccataaaaactacCATAATACTAAACACACTAAACTTAGTTGctagtttcatatttttttttgtaaatgaatattgtcaaattaaaaaattaaaaaatattttgataataaattttatcaattaaagaaAAGGGAACAACATATgatttccaattgaaaaaaatgtgCAATGCATAAAATAGGTAGCAGTAGATGTGGTTCCACACTACACCATAAGGCTCATTTTTTTTcgtaaaaaataatgttcaagTGCCACAAGTacattttaaagaaagaaaataaaattatgactTGGTTTGTGGACCCAACtagatcaaataaattaattttattttaattagatgaaatgaattagaaaaaatagcaaacaaaccaaaactttcttgaaaaaaatgatcaagATAATTTGggaaaaaaaccacaaagtttttttttataaagaaaaaaaccaatgttgaacaatgaaatcgaaaaaaaaataagtataaaaaagaaTGTCAATCCGTGCTAATagttcaaactcatgacctgaaTCATTAGATTGAAATCATTATATATGGAAAACCTTTAAGCCCAATCCCCAATcgattaaatattaaaagataaaatcgaaaaaaaaataattatacaaaaagatacaaaataaaaaataacaattaaaagaacaatggtaaaaattgaaataaaaataaatagaggacaaaattgaaaagaaaattcactttaataaaaaaaactagggatcaaattagaaaaaaataatataccatgAATTTGGATTGAaggataatattaaaaacaaataaaaattatacgaaaagttcaagaaacaaaattagaaataaaaaaaataatgaaaaaattgaaaaaaaataaaatatcacaaattGATATTgaacttttacaaaaaattgagaacaaaaattaaaaatcaaagttaaaatattaataactaaACGGACaactttgaaattataaaagcCCAACATTTTTTTTGAGGGAATGAGATATAAAAGAGGGGAAAAAGGAAAGCTCCACCAATGATAATTCATCCCACCAACGCTACCCCACCCCGCCCCAGTAGGAAGAAGATGTCATGACAATTTCAACAACATAGTGGAATAATGTTTTTAACCGCTAGCAAACAATGCATGTGTCATTAGAAAACCGTAAACATTTCTCACACACTGGCAcatcaacaacttttttaattgtattaatattttatgtttattaaatgattaaattatccTTGgccaactaaaaataacaaaaaaaacttggtgaAAAGACAAAAAGCTCCTAAATGcaataattaaaagttttgattttaaatgcaTTTCATTTTAGTGTGTATACAAGTGAAAAGACTAAGAAGCTCTtgtatgatataattaaaatttttatttttaaaaaaattaacaatttaattgtgcatctaaagtgaaaaaaaaatatatttaacccctttatcattttaataacaTCTAATTAACcaagaccattttttttttcttaagaaagaaATGGTAATTATAATGGAGTGATAAATAGTAAGCTGAGTCtatatgtatattaaatttACTTTCCGTTTTAGCCTTTTTATTATtccaacaaaatattaaaaataaattatcgattatattatatatctagTTTTGtgcaatataaagaaaaaaaatagacaaccaaaaaaacatatGCAACGCCACAGACTTTTGGCTAattctattaatttaatttaatttgttttttaaataaaggtacattttaaatacaaaataaaaagcaaaggaCGTAGGGAAAGTCCCCATGAAACATGAAAGTCCGACTCGCTCTACTGTTCcctccttcctcttcttccctaacaaatataaaagaaaaaaaaaaaacctaaccaaacttcttttcttttgagaatTTTACAATGCTAAAATCCCCACCTTTTCTTTCTATCAATTGCACTGCTATTGCATCCCCTGAGAAACCCACTTCAACAACCTCTTacctttttgttcttctttcgtTTCATTAGTTTATATGAAATCATCAAATTCCAACCTTCTTATTTCATTTCTAAACTCAATTTTGTTCACTACCCATTTCGATTTTGATCCTCTTCTTCCTgtattattcatcaattttgcattttgttgTACAAATTGAGAGAATTTTAGCACTCCTCTCTTTTGTAAATTCTGGGGTTTTCTTATGATGAATCTGAAAAGTGTTTGTTTGTTGTAGattactttcttttttggtttcaatttggttaaaattggtAATGGAGAACACTGGAGAAGCAGTGGATGATCAGGGATCAGGATGGTTTCAAGTGAAAAAGGTGTTGTTTTTGTCATTCGTTAAGCATTCCCATTGTTTAGTTGATAAGgaagctaaaaaagaaaaaagaaaaaagaatattatgttTTATGGATGCCTCTTTTCTATTAAGCTTCAGCTGGTTGGATATTTCAGCATAGATTTCTATCCACGCCATTGATCATGTATTTAGCTTTGCTAAGTGAGATTCATACATGTATTATTAGTTTCTTTGATCATAAACAAAATCTGAAGCTTGAATAATAGAAACATATAGAATATGCCatctgctatatatatatatataatgtgctTACTTGTGATCATCTCTTCAATTTGGTCAATGTGATAAGTTATGTGTTTCAAGGAATCTGTATACTCTATCAAGTGCTTGGGTTTATCAGACCTCAAATTGATCTCTTTTACTTTAGGGGTTCTCATTCCAGAGCGGCTGCATTTATGCTCTTGTTGAGTTTGTGAGCCTTGGGTATTTTATGTTTGTGCATTGAACCAGTACATAGCTCCCATCtttattcctttttcttccaaGTTGtcacatctttcttttttttcatcggGAACTGTTGTTTGAGATTGTTCCTTCTTTAACAAAGTTAATtaggttaggtttttttataatgtttctaAATGGTTCACTTTCCTTAGGTGATAACATGATGTAGCCTTCTTGATGACTTTTCTAAGCAGCAGGCAGTTTGTTTATTTGCCCTTGACGTGCTCTAAGGTTTTGGTTTTCTGTACTTTTTCTCCAGAAGCATAGAAGCAGCTCAAAGTTTTCATTGCATAGCTCGGCTGCAGGATTTTCTGAAAAGAATGGTTCCAGTTGTCATATTACCCAACCATCATCGAGTGAAAAAAACAGGAATTTGTGTGGGAAGCATGTATCCCATCATTCAAAGGGAGGGCCAAATCATTCCATAAATGGTTGTGGCAACTCTGCGAACTCTTCTTCCGTGTCAAACCAAGATGAAAACAGGGTGTTCCTGCCCCATAAATTATTGGTTACACAACATGGGGAAGATAGTGGATGTTCCAAGTTGTCGCCAGTGTTGATTACCAATTCTAATGCCAAAGTTGGTGACACCCAGAAAATGTTATTGAAGGACAAGCCTGATGTTCCAAAGATCAAGTGGGGAGATCTAGAGGATGATTTATTGATTCTGCATGGTGAAAATAATTCTCAAGTGGTTAAAAAGTTTGTTGGTGAAGGAAATAATAATTTGGTGGATAGGATGCCAGAGAATAACTGTCATTTTGTTTcacatgtttcttcttctagcAACCTTCAAGAAAACAGATTGGTGGCCTCATCAGTAAATGTAGATATTTCTCCTGATCAAACGTTTCCATTCACTAATAAAGAAGATTTACATGGAAAAAACAGTAAAGATGTTAGTGAAACTTCATCTCAAGACGTAGAGGTACCAAGTACAGATGGCAGAatggttgttccaaattatccacaaaattgcaaggaaaaaatcactgaaaattctaaaacaacagatgatgatttttcttgttctacCCATCCATCTGGTGGAGACAGTGTGCGAGAGATGAAACTTAATGTTCCTGCTGGTGTGTCTGAGTTGCACGAGCTAAAGATTTCTGAATTAACAGTTATGAGTACGAATTCAACAATTATTCCATTGGACAGTGAGTTGCTTCTTACTGGAAGCGCTGCACCTGAAATTTCTGAATTACCAGTGGGAAATGGGAATTCAGGCACAGTGATGATTCCCCAGGACAGTGAGTTGCTTCCACCTGAAAAGACTAATCTTGAAATTTCTACTGAACCTGTTACAAATAGCCACTCAACCACTGCAGTTATCGCCAAGGATAATGAGTCACTTGCATCTGAGAAGTATGTACCTGAAATATCAGGAGAAGTTGCTGTTACTGCATCTGTTGATGACCCTCAGGGACCACCTGATGTGGCACTGCACAATGAGTTATTTAAAGTCCACAGAACTGGCTTCCTTGGAGAATGTGACACGGGTGAAAGCAAAGAAAGATTTAGGGAACGACTTTGGTGCTTTCTGTTTGAGAATCTCAACTGGGCTGTGGATGAACTCTATCTTCTTTGCGAGCTAGAATGTGATGTTGGACAGATGAAAGAGGCCATTCTTGTTCTTGAAGAAGCTGCATCCGATTTTAAAGAACTGACTAGACGAGTACAGGAGTTTGAGAATGTGAAAAGGTCTTCTCCTCAATCGATTGATGTAAAATGCTTGAAGTCTGAGCATCACAGGCCACATGCTATGTCATGGGAGGTAAATGCTTTCCTATTTGTCTTATGGAAATGCCATATTGATTGACGTAAAATTACTGTCACCAAACCATCAAAATTAATGTTAATCATTtacctgaaaagaaaaaaaattgtttgatccaaaaagataaatagtatataaaccaaaataaatgattcaaaatagaactgattttctaatttcatttcattGTAATTCAAAGTTTCTTCCAAGGAAGTTATCAAGTTACAAACTCAGTTCTTATTATCagtattttgttgatttaattggagtattagtttttctttcctGAGATGAAAGTTTCTAGAAATTCTTTGATGCAGGACAACTTGGTGAAGCAGAACAGCTTAAAGGGCTGTTTTGGATCTGACTTTTAGAGGCTGTTTATGGCTGTAGACATTGATGTGAACAGTAATTTTAGGAGATTTTAGGCTGAATCTTTTCTGGGTAATTGTTGTAGGGTTGATTAGGTATGTGTTAGAGGTTGTTTAGGGATTATTGATGAGTGTCTTATGGTAGATTGATAGGGTTCGTATACCgaaaattgtataaattattataGTCACACTAATAAGGTTTCTAGGAGTCACACCTAGAGGATAAGGAAACCTAAGCTTCACCCCTAGGGTTCTTAGAAGTCACACGTAAGGGAGATTACATCACACAATCAAAAGCAAATTGCTggaattttattcataaattgcaatgaaaatattgaaagactACATGCTTATTTGTAGAGCTTTAGCAGTCCAAACCCAACAAGGACTTAGATACCCTCAACTTCTGACCTAACTATTcctatttagaataaaaaacctaaaataaaatactaattgaaaatataacctAGACCTTGACTAATTTCCCTACAAAAGACATGAAGAAAACATATTGAGTTTCTTCCCtatgatgattttgttttttttttttttaaaaaagaatcgaGTATGAAAACATGAAGTTCCATAACACATGCATATAAATACGGTTATGCTTTGATGTGTATTATATTTGGAATATTGTTTTCGTTTCATGAGTGTTTTGGGGTTTTAATAATACCCTGTTTCAATTGAGAAGAAgtttattatggattttatttgTGTATTTGTCTGCATATGCACCCAAATGTAGATTCCCTACGTGCATCGGtcagaaaatttattttctaggtACCATCAGGGTCCTTTTGCTTGCATGCCTTTTAACTTGGATTTTTGGAAGACAAGAAAAATGGAATACAACTTTTAAAACCGAAACATGATGTCTTTGTTGTTTGTTTCCTTGGAGAAGGGagtaaaataacaaattgaaattAGCTAGTGATATAGGTTGAATGTTggcttttgtttttacattattgGACATAACAATTAACAGAAAATTATTTGGTTTCTACTTGCAATCATTCACCTTGAGAAGGATAATGGACAATCAATGAAACGATGCAACTCCTTATTGcccattatttcttttctaaattgGTGTTTGAAATTTACTCTGTATGGTGTCCAGGCTAGCTTGTTTTGTTTATGAGCCACCAAATGACATTTCTTCAAGTGAAGCAAAATTCTTGATTGTTGAATACATGACTGTGGCATGTGCATTGGCCATCTTGTTGCAATAAAACCTTCACTTTAATCTGATTTTGTGCGGGGATGGTCTATAACAGATGGGAATTCCTTTTATATCATCTAATCACTTATATTTAGGAATTTGTGTGCCCATGAACCTTGTTTGTGCTTTTTGGGTACTTTCAAGTAGGTGATTCGATGTGATAGTGATTATTATGTATCTGCTTGTATGTAGATGATAATTGTTCATTATCCTAAAATCATCCTATTTTTGTATCAgaactttttcttttctttatggttTTGGCATGATTACAGAATGCATTGTGATATCGTGTGCACATCCTCTGACCAACTTGTTACAAACCATCTTCAGCTTAATTAGACTTTGTGTAGGGATATTTgcataaattacaataattccCAGAGCTATTGTGAAATTACAGGCCCAAAAGCTTGGCAATTTTTCTGAAAGCATTAAGAACTATCACACAATTTCCCTCTATGTTCGAACTTATCGTTTAAACATTAGCTATTTTGGTTACTTTAATACTATAATTTCAATATTAGTTAATAATTTTGACTGTGTATTTtccagtgattttttttaattaaataatttatctatattcaatgtatttaaagaaaaatccatTAATTTCCCATCCTTATATATCGACCtaatgaattatttaatttcttaaactcATTTGAAAGCAATCACTAGAACAatggatttttttgggttttccccttaaaaactaaaatttggtGAAGTAACATTGAAATAATATCaatgtatttaaaataactGGTGTATGGACAAAAACTGAATTCTAACTTAGTAAGGGCATTTTTGCTGTAAATTTGGCATTTTGGTTATAAAGGGTTTTTCTGTAAAATTATTGATCTTTTAGTTAGTGTTTGTAATTTCATGATATCTCAGGGGGTTATCATATCTGTAATTTCACAATATCTCAGGAGGGTATTGTAATTTACTCTttataataaattgaaattcttttgaTCATCTGGTTACTTATGTTTGGGAATTGTGCATCcatttactcttttttatttttgttttggggtgCTTGGAAGTGGTTGATTCAAGggatattttatttctaacacGGAACTTTTGAAGTGAATGATtatgttttcttcttaaattattattattattattattattattattattgaaaatggttagtaatttcattctcattgcagGTTCGCAGAATGACAACTTCATCTCAGAGAGCTGAGATACTATCTTCATCTTTGGAGGcttttaagaaaattcaacaagaAAGAGCTAACATGCTTGCAGCtaataatgcaaaaattatgGGGCTTGAATACTCCAATAGCCATGATGTATCTGTTGATCATCTCAATAAGTCTGCTGGGAAAAGTGATGTAATGCTCAGTGCCAAAGATTCAGTGATGAAGTCAAGGAAACAGAGTGGAGGTTCATATTCCACTCAAGGAAACCTGAATAATAAGAAGCAGAACATTGACTTAGGCAGGTTCAATAAAGTAAACTTTGTAAAAAATGTTAATGACGCTCCACGCAATGTATCTTCTTCCAGTGCCAATTCATCTATGCTACTTTTCAGGGATAACTCTGCCTCTGGTTTTGTGAAGGGCATACAAGAAACTGAAGCAGACATGCTGCTTCATAAGAAAGATAAAACATTTTCAGAAACTGCCATTGAGAAAAACCTTAAATCTGCAGAAAATACCACCAAGAAGCAGATTCCTCTTTCTGAGAAAGACAAGGAAAGGAGAAATTCAAGTTCAAGGAAATCAATGGATGCATGGAAAGAGAGGAGGAATTGGGAGGACATTCTCTCATCTCCTTTCTGTGTCTCTTCTCGCTTATCAAATTCACCAGGCATTAGCAGAAAAAGTGCTGAGCGCGCACGCATTTTGCATGCTAAACTAATGTCTCctgataagaagaagaaaactgcTTTTGATCTGAAAAGGGAAGCAGAAGAAAAACATGCACGGGCTATGAGGATCAGAAGTGAGCTGGAGAATGAAAGGGTTCAAAAGCTTCAGCGCACCTCAGAAAAACTAAATCGTGTAAATGAATGGCAGGCTGTACGCACTATGAAGTTACGAGAAGGAATGTATGCTCGCCACCAGCGTAGTGAATCTCGACATGAAGCTTTTCTAGCTCAAGTTGTGAGGAGAGCTGGTGATGAAAGCAGTAAGGTTAATGAGGTTCGTTTCATTACTTCCTTgaatgaagaaaacaagaagCTTATGCTGCGTCAGAAACTTCACGATTCAGAGTTGAGGAGAGCTGAAAAGCTTCAAGtgataaaaactaaacaaaaagagGATATGGCTAGAGAGGAGGCTGTTTTAGAACGCAGAAAACTTATTGAAGCTGAGAAGTTACAGCGTCTTGCTGAAACACAGCGAAAAAAGGAAGAGGCACAAGTTAGAAGGGAAGAGGAACGCAAAGCATCAAATGCAGCACGTGAAGCAAGGGCAATCATTCAGCTTCGGAGGAGGGAGGAAAGAGCGAAAGCACAGCAAGAGGAAGCTGAGCTGCTGGCACAGAAATTAGCTGAGAGACTTAGTGAAAGTGAACAGCGTCGCAAATTTTACCTGGAGCAAATACGGGAGAGAGCTTCTATGGATTTCAGGGATCAATCTTCACCTTTAATGCGCCGATCAATGTATAAGGAGGGTCAAGGTCGAACAACACCAACCAATAGCAGTGAAGATTATCAAGTAAACAATGTTACAGGGGCAGGAAGTTCTACTCTTGCTGCAGGAAAAGCATTGTTGCAACATTCAATGAAACGGCGGATTAAAAAGATTCGGCAAAGACTTATGGCTCTCAGATATGAGTTCACCGAGCCTCTAGCTAGTTCTGAGAATACTAGCATTGGGTATAGAATGGCTGTGGGAACTGCCAGAGCAAAATTTGGGAGGTGGCTTCAAGAACTTCAAAGACTTCGGCAGGCAAGAAAAAAAGGTGCCGCAAGTATTGGTCTAATAACAGCTGAAATGATCAAGGTACTCATTTCCACTGTAGAGCAAGATGGTATTATGACATTTCAAACTTTGATCATTTATACTGCTGTACCATTGTGCTTGTATTTGCTAAAGGTGGTGGAAGTTACTGTACAGTAGGACATCAATTAAAAGTTGCTATCCTGATCAATTCCTACTGTAACATTTGTTTTGGTGGACATTGTTTAATGgctgtttcttttttcccttttctgttAGTGGGAAGTTTTGAGGGAATTTTTTCTGTTGAATTCTAATTTATTGCATACAATTTTTTATCAATCAGTTTGTGGAGGGTAAGGATCCTGAGCTGCAAGCTTCTCGACAAGCTGGTCTGCTTGATTTCATTGCTGCTGCTCTGCCTGCCTCTCATACATCAAATCCTGAAACTTGCCAGGTCACCATACACCTCCTGAAACTTTTGAGGGTGGTACTCTCAGCGCCTGCAAACAGGAGTTACTTTCTGTCACAGAATCTCTTACCCCCAATCATCCCCATGCTGTCTGCAGCCCTTGAGAATTATATAAAGATTGCTGCATCTTTAAATGTCCCTGGGAGCACCAACTTGCAATCAAGCAAAACATcagttgaaaattttgaatcaaTCTCTGAAGTTCTCGATAA
This window contains:
- the LOC7487129 gene encoding uncharacterized protein LOC7487129 isoform X3, which encodes MENTGEAVDDQGSGWFQVKKKHRSSSKFSLHSSAAGFSEKNGSSCHITQPSSSEKNRNLCGKHVSHHSKGGPNHSINGCGNSANSSSVSNQDENRVFLPHKLLVTQHGEDSGCSKLSPVLITNSNAKVGDTQKMLLKDKPDVPKIKWGDLEDDLLILHGENNSQVVKKFVGEGNNNLVDRMPENNCHFVSHVSSSSNLQENRLVASSVNVDISPDQTFPFTNKEDLHGKNSKDVSETSSQDVEVPSTDGRMVVPNYPQNCKEKITENSKTTDDDFSCSTHPSGGDSVREMKLNVPAGVSELHELKISELTVMSTNSTIIPLDSELLLTGSAAPEISELPVGNGNSGTVMIPQDSELLPPEKTNLEISTEPVTNSHSTTAVIAKDNESLASEKYVPEISGEVAVTASVDDPQGPPDVALHNELFKVHRTGFLGECDTGESKERFRERLWCFLFENLNWAVDELYLLCELECDVGQMKEAILVLEEAASDFKELTRRVQEFENVKRSSPQSIDVKCLKSEHHRPHAMSWEVRRMTTSSQRAEILSSSLEAFKKIQQERANMLAANNAKIMGLEYSNSHDVSVDHLNKSAGKSDVMLSAKDSVMKSRKQSGGSYSTQGNLNNKKQNIDLGRFNKVNFVKNVNDAPRNVSSSSANSSMLLFRDNSASGFVKGIQETEADMLLHKKDKTFSETAIEKNLKSAENTTKKQIPLSEKDKERRNSSSRKSMDAWKERRNWEDILSSPFCVSSRLSNSPGISRKSAERARILHAKLMSPDKKKKTAFDLKREAEEKHARAMRIRSELENERVQKLQRTSEKLNRVNEWQAVRTMKLREGMYARHQRSESRHEAFLAQVVRRAGDESSKVNEVRFITSLNEENKKLMLRQKLHDSELRRAEKLQVIKTKQKEDMAREEAVLERRKLIEAEKLQRLAETQRKKEEAQVRREEERKASNAAREARAIIQLRRREERAKAQQEEAELLAQKLAERLSESEQRRKFYLEQIRERASMDFRDQSSPLMRRSMYKEGQGRTTPTNSSEDYQVNNVTGAGSSTLAAGKALLQHSMKRRIKKIRQRLMALRYEFTEPLASSENTSIGYRMAVGTARAKFGRWLQELQRLRQARKKGAASIGLITAEMIKFVEGKDPELQASRQAGLLDFIAAALPASHTSNPETCQVTIHLLKLLRVVLSAPANRSYFLSQNLLPPIIPMLSAALENYIKIAASLNVPGSTNLQSSKTSVENFESISEVLDNFLWTVGTVIGHASSDEQQVQMQDGLLELLIAYQVIHRLRDLFALYDRPQVEGSPFPSSILLSIHLLVALTYRPGTNSSINWESSPVKTVLRFENQEAKPVENADFQYSSAVVTSEDYRPTLFVLNCSTVVSPPNVSDDIHIDESCNINEIKESVSLSKDGEQKPHSSVELNIANTNTRDGQDEAQKNLIEEKDEKQFVSDCAEHKNNVMLNMKEPVAFLLSAISETGLVSLPSLLTAVLLQANNRLTSEQGSYILPSNFEEVATGVLKVLNNLALLDIVFMQRMLARPDLKMEFFHLMSFLLSHCTSKWKVANDQVGFLLLECLSLLGYFALFHSENQAVLRWGKSPTILHKTDMRSAICVLQ